GCATATTAAACATATTTGACTGCCAATAAAACTGAAGATGTTCTTCTAAAATAAATGACAAGCAGCCAAGTCAAAAGGACAAGAAAAACTCAGCTCCTAATTATAATCAGTgctaataaaaatgataaaagaaaatgTGTAGTATATAAGTTACTGGATCTTAATTATTATTCCAAAATGAGGGGGCCATGGAAAAGACATAAACCTGCTGCTATAATCATAGAATTCTTCTAATTCCGCTTCTTCGTCATCATCACCATCACCATAATGTACTTTACAATGACTTTTTGCAACCATATGCTTCCTAACAGCTTCTAAGCTGTTAAACGGATGGCATCTATCATTGCAGTACAAACACATGAAGTCCCTCTTCACCTGGACAACACAGAAGAGAGAATATTAGCGAACAACTTAatgtaaaataataaataaataaattgcagCAAAAAAGAACATAGGTACCTTGAGACCGAGATAAGTAAGAAGGCCATTTGGATCCTTCAAATACTCAACATCAGGAATAAAAAAGCCATGCTGCTTGTGCATGTGAACCATGCAGCTTTCTAAATTATCATGCTCTTGATCACACATAAAGCAACAAGATGGATCCAACAAATCATCATTTTCACCCTCATCCATATCTTCATCAGAGGCCTCGTTTACAGTCAATGACTTTGTGGCCTCAGCAACCAACTCTTCATCTGGATCAACCTCTTCCCACTCATCACTATCTTCATTTACTTCATCATCTACTTCCTTTTTCAGGGGATGCTTACTCATGACACGATGGGAAAGTGGTTTAATCACTGCCTTATCCTCATCTTGGTTTGTTCCTTGAGAAGCACGCATGATGTGGCTCCGTGATTTAAGATGCTGAGCATGAGCTTTGGAACTTCGATATCCTTTACCACAGAGAACACATGTATAGAGTAGAGGGGTCTCGCTTGATTTATCCTTCTCTTGAGCAAGTGCAGACTGTCTCGCCAGAAACAATGCTTCGGTCACTCCTGGAACACCAGCTACCTGATATGTTTTTTGCAGGAGAAATAAGAATTTGTCCCAAAAAACAAAAGGAATACAAACTAATTTAAAAAGGTGATACCACAAAATTAGTAGTTATGATTCTCATTGAAAAATCTGTTAGGATGATCAGTGACTGCCCAGCAAAGATATACTCTTTTGTCAGAGCAGCTGGAATCATACATTTTCACGTTCAAAAGAACTCATGCATCAGCACTTTTTTTTGAATGAGCTGTTATTTACGTGCAAAACATGCTTTCTACACAGCCCATATCATATCATTCAATATCGTAAATTAGCCAGACAATCTCCAGCAAAAAGATAAGCTACATCAATAATCCCATTCTTAAAAACAAGTGAAATATCCTTTTTGTAATCGTGTAGCTAAATACAACCAGTCAAATTATTCACTGAACAACCATTGAGTTTAAAAATCATAGCTAGAGAAAATGAATTGGATTTTAGGAATGAACAGACAAATAGCACCTTTATGCTCACCATAATCTCTCTTCAATTCTAATTACCAAAATGAACTAATCAACATTAAAATTCATAACTTCTAGAAATCGATTGTGCAAGACGGGATACAAATTCATTGCTTTGATGAAAACTCACAGAAAGAATTTGATACTTCACTCAATTGAAAGCAGCAATATATACGAAAAAGTGTAAAAATATATAGAGAGAGATAAGAAAGAGAACCTTGCGTTTGAGATTGTAGCGATGCCAGTCGGACTTGTAATGGAGTTTTTGTTCGGCGTCGTCGTGAAATTCTTTATTACAAGCGTTGCATGTTAACCCGGGCATTTCTTCTTCGATTCGATTGAGATTGAATCCCAATTGAAGAAGGCAGTGCAGATGTTTTGAGGGAAGGAAAATATACCACGGCTTCTAGTCGACGAGACGGTGGCGATGATATTCCACTCCAGCCGCCGCGGAAGCACTACATTTTATAGATATTTTTACCCGACTCGTTTTTTCTTCTGGTATCCGACCCACTTTACTATAATACGATCACAGGCCCACTAATTGGGGCCGGGATTGGGCCTATGTTTTTACATTCCATTATCATAACCTAATTAATAGGTTTCATACACGACTAATAATAAAACATCATTTTAACTATATTCAAAAatgccatatttttatttttcatattctcatttttttttaatttattagataTCGAACTCATTTGGTATTAATGTTGGGAGTATTGTTGATAAATatatttgtttaaatattttaattataaagtataaaaaattagtttaaaattaaattaaaatattttattaatattttaatttattatttaattttagttaaaatttaaatttaaaatttcacctTTAATACAATTTCATTgactattaatattttatttttttatttgttaatgaataaaaaaaaagtatattttatataataattgttgatattttaaaatgaaaagaaaaaagagcGTGCGGTCGGACGGCTGCTTGTGGACATTCTAAAAGGGGAGTGTTGCCTCTTCACTAATCCATATAACCGCTACAAGCCTCAAACGGAACAATCCAATAATTCCTCGTTCCCTTTCTGTTTCTTACCCTCCAAAAATTAACCCAATACAAACTCCTTACTTTTCGTTTCTTCAATATCAATATGGCCTCCATTCCCAGGCCTCACGGAGCCGCTCAACTCGGATCCGGCGGCAAATTAGTCCGACCCAGGCGGACCACTGCTCCCAGGACTCCCTACGAGCGTCCTCTTCGATTGCTTCCCAATTCGgcttcccaaaaccctaattggcTCTCCAGTCTCATTTTATCTCCTACTCGTATGATTGCTACCGGTGCCGGCAAAGTTCTTTCCTCTGTCTTCGGCCCCGTCTCCTCCTCTTCCTCCTCTTCGTCTTCCGGTGGCGATTTCACTTCAGGTATGGTCACATATATGTTTTCAATTAGCATTTTgacaatgaatatataaattgttttgataTTTTCTATTAAGTTAACGTTTTATTGAATGTAGAAGTGGAGCCTTGCTAGTTGTTGGCAATGGCATTACCGCATTAGCACGTTTAGTATTGCGTTTAGTATCGATATTTTCCTCCCCTCGGAGGCTACTCTGATCTTTTACTGCTAGAATTCTTTACTTTATAGCCTTAGATATCTATCTTTTCTGTTCTTTTTAGTCAGACTAAAGATGTAAGTTAGGAGTACTATTAGAGAGCCAACGGGTTGATGTATGTAAagcagttaatttttttttttttatatattttccgTTTTTCTGTGGTTGTGCGGCTATGAaaagttggaatgaaatatgGCTTACGGTATGTGGTCTTACTAGATGGTTTCTTTGTTTCAATTTTTGCAGAGGATGATGCAGATGATGCCAATGATGATAATGTTATCACTTCTCAGGACGCTACCAAATTGGAAAAGGTAGTTCTGCTACCATTTATATATTTGCATTGTTGTTAGACATGGTTGCCTATTTTGAATCGTGGATGATTTAAAAAGACGTAAATGGACAATGAGTTTTCAGAATAGTTGCATTGCAACTTATTGAGTTAGGATATTGGGAGGAAAATTGCTATAGAAAGCTGTATGTCTAATACTTTCCTTCAATTGTTTTTGCTGTCTTCTCTTTTTAGCCTTACCAATTTATTTGTTACTTTATTCCTGAAGAAATGGAAACTACTGATGAATGCAATAAAGAAAAGTTCTCTGCATAATATTGTATCAAATAACTGTGTTTATGTGTATTATTTTCTGTATGGTCATATTAGTTTATGTTATTCATGGAATACTTAAAACCATCATTGTGACTGCAAAAGTACCTATTTTTGTTACTTGTTGGTAGTTTGTGGGCACCATCATATTGTGGTGGTGCTTTAGTCGACCTAATTTGTGGTTCTTAATTGTCATGTAACCTATAATATACTAATTAGCTCAAGTTTTATCTgatatctaaattttatttttgtgcTTAATTGGAAGAATCAGACATTTGAAAAGAAAAATTCCTTGAGGAAAGATACCCAAGCTATAGATTGGAAGAGTGAAACAAAGCGTGCAATTGAACAACTTCTCATGCAGGAAACATTCTCAAGGTAATTGAGAATTCTGTAGTTTCTTAACATATATTATATGGAGGCTGACATGGTTGTTTTGGCAAGTTTTTCAATTTATCAACTAATTGTTACACTTCAAATTCAAGTCTGAAACACGTACTAGTATTTCACCATTTACTACTTTCTCAGACTTTTGTGATCATGTTATTCTTCTACTTCTAAGGTTTCTACATATTATTCTTCATTTATTTCTATTCTGAACCATGATTTAACATCAAATTCTGAATGAGTGTTCACCTATGACCAGGGAAGAATGTGATAGATTAACGCATATTATTAAATCAAGAGTTGTAGATTCTTCCATCACTGGAGACCTAGATGGGAGACTAAATGAGATACCTGGCAGGACAGTTTGCAGCGGTATTAATCTCCAGAAACTTTGCAACCTGCCATATACCATCTTTGGCTTGTGGTTTGATCATTGTTTTTACAGATGTTGATATGCCTGATATCCGCAGTACAGCCATTACAGAGGCTAAAAAATGGCTAGAGGAGAAGAAATTGGGGTCAAATTCAAAATCAGAATTGGTGTATGGAACCTGCACTTTGAACGCTGCGATGTTGCCACAGGTTAGTAGTTCTTTCCCTGATGTCTCAGCCTTGGACCATAGAATTTATCACTATTATAGTATTTACTTTTTCCTCTAGATTATATAGGTTTGTGTTGTTTCCGGTTAGATTCTCTGGTGGGTCCTGATGCTGTGTATTTTCAATATGTAATGGCTGTCTTTTCcccatttttaatttcatttatatgaGTACATTATTGTAGTATTTAGCATAGATATTAACTTTTTTGCCATATAACTTTAACCACATTTTGTCGCATCCTGGGTCACTTGTGTCCATATGATGAAATAGATGTATTGGCAATTTTCTACacgtaattttattttatttatgtagAGTGTGTTTCTACTAGACCAATGAACAAAAAACATGCAAGTGTTTGTATAACTGCGATGAACTAATTGGTGGACATTGCCTTGTGTGGATGGACCATTGGTAATGGTTATGCGAATTGAACACTGCTTACATCTTGCAACTGATTTTTGCACAACAGGTTATGGAAGATGAAGTGGGTTCACCAGCAGACTTGGCCAAATCTTACATGCAAGCACGCCCTCCGTGGGCATCTCCATCACTGAGCAACATTCAGTTACAATCCCCATCACCAAGGGGGATACAGCTTTTTAAGGAAGAAACACCAAATTTGTTTGGTGGCAATTCTGCGCCTTCATCCAAGGTTCCATTTGAAAGCCCTTCTCCCTCCCCCCCAACCCCTCTTTTCCTTTCTAGTCATGGTTATTTTATTATGGTGTGAAGGACTTGGATTTTGATGCCAAAGGCTGTTCTTGTTTGAAGGGTTTTTTTTTTCCTACTATTATTTGGATATTGATCTTGGTGAATAAAGTTATTATAAGTTGTGGTCAATAATTATTTGGCCCAGCTTTTATTGGATGATCCCTCTTCCAGTATGATAAAATACAATTCTGCCAGTAGTTATATTAGGATCAAAACAGATAAAAGCTCCTTTTGGAGTTGACTTGTTCTTTTGGAAATAGGGTCTGAATGCTACCTTGAAAATATGCTAGTTTCTTTATGAACATCTTGGCCAGTTTCCTGAAATTGTTGGGAAGAGATTGAGCAGTGAAGTTGAGATAAGGTGCTTGGTTGGAATTTAATTTGTGATGCAGCaaagacaaaagaaaaagaaCCAGGAAAATTTTGTGGATTTTTATAATTGTAGTTCATTTTTTACTAGGCTAACTTATAGTTTGTTTTATGATTCTAACTCAATTCATTGTTTTTTTATATGTTGATACATGAATGCAGCTGATTA
The sequence above is a segment of the Hevea brasiliensis isolate MT/VB/25A 57/8 chromosome 11, ASM3005281v1, whole genome shotgun sequence genome. Coding sequences within it:
- the LOC110658535 gene encoding cytoplasmic 60S subunit biogenesis factor REI1 homolog 1; amino-acid sequence: MPGLTCNACNKEFHDDAEQKLHYKSDWHRYNLKRKVAGVPGVTEALFLARQSALAQEKDKSSETPLLYTCVLCGKGYRSSKAHAQHLKSRSHIMRASQGTNQDEDKAVIKPLSHRVMSKHPLKKEVDDEVNEDSDEWEEVDPDEELVAEATKSLTVNEASDEDMDEGENDDLLDPSCCFMCDQEHDNLESCMVHMHKQHGFFIPDVEYLKDPNGLLTYLGLKVKRDFMCLYCNDRCHPFNSLEAVRKHMVAKSHCKVHYGDGDDDEEAELEEFYDYSSSYVDEDGKRLIASGDMTNTVELGSAGSELIITTRSDNKISSKTLGSREFLRYYRQKPRPSPGNDGAIAAALASRYRSMGLATVQSKEQMVRMKVMKEMNRSGVEATRTKIGLKNNVIRNLPKNVPY
- the LOC110658523 gene encoding protein KAKU4 isoform X1; the protein is MASIPRPHGAAQLGSGGKLVRPRRTTAPRTPYERPLRLLPNSASQNPNWLSSLILSPTRMIATGAGKVLSSVFGPVSSSSSSSSSGGDFTSDGFFVSIFAEDDADDANDDNVITSQDATKLEKNQTFEKKNSLRKDTQAIDWKSETKRAIEQLLMQETFSREECDRLTHIIKSRVVDSSITGDLDGRLNEIPGRTVCSDVDMPDIRSTAITEAKKWLEEKKLGSNSKSELVYGTCTLNAAMLPQVMEDEVGSPADLAKSYMQARPPWASPSLSNIQLQSPSPRGIQLFKEETPNLFGGNSAPSSKLIRNSSATGSWNILEEIRKVRSKATEEMLRTRPSSIIDWSTLASESKRSPHSLLSDKAESVSQRAQDGLLTESSPPDIASSIPEQSQGPGAIQIIEGAEGLCDGTKGRLNPGQRLQPSQEMRTAPPCSDDDVDDCKDVDGVCKPLDYTVGGDTKDSTLHETNCSTMAEVAERNVAVAVAANGFPPSGSSLTASLQGEHNSTPSDEQHHTVDSAHDNLTRSAHVGETCEQLSESYVEVPIVNEHEELSQDLSSPNLKNKADKSNDVTVSGKQRGGKRKFARRGRGRVK
- the LOC110658523 gene encoding protein KAKU4 isoform X2 — its product is MASIPRPHGAAQLGSGGKLVRPRRTTAPRTPYERPLRLLPNSASQNPNWLSSLILSPTRMIATGAGKVLSSVFGPVSSSSSSSSSGGDFTSDGFFVSIFAEDDADDANDDNVITSQDATKLEKNQTFEKKNSLRKDTQAIDWKSETKRAIEQLLMQETFSREECDRLTHIIKSRVVDSSITGDLDGRLNEIPGRTVCSDVDMPDIRSTAITEAKKWLEEKKLGSNSKSELVYGTCTLNAAMLPQVMEDEVGSPADLAKSYMQARPPWASPSLSNIQLQSPSPRGIQLFKEETPNLFGGNSAPSSKLIRNSSATGSWNILEEIRKVRSKATEEMLRTRPSSIIDWSTLASESKRSPHSLLSDKAESVSQRAQDGLLTESSPPDIASSIPEQSQGPGAIQIIEGAEGLCDGTKGRLNPGQRLQPSQEMRTAPPCDDDVDDCKDVDGVCKPLDYTVGGDTKDSTLHETNCSTMAEVAERNVAVAVAANGFPPSGSSLTASLQGEHNSTPSDEQHHTVDSAHDNLTRSAHVGETCEQLSESYVEVPIVNEHEELSQDLSSPNLKNKADKSNDVTVSGKQRGGKRKFARRGRGRVK
- the LOC110658523 gene encoding protein KAKU4 isoform X3; amino-acid sequence: MASIPRPHGAAQLGSGGKLVRPRRTTAPRTPYERPLRLLPNSASQNPNWLSSLILSPTRMIATGAGKVLSSVFGPVSSSSSSSSSGGDFTSDGFFVSIFAEDDADDANDDNVITSQDATKLEKTFEKKNSLRKDTQAIDWKSETKRAIEQLLMQETFSREECDRLTHIIKSRVVDSSITGDLDGRLNEIPGRTVCSDVDMPDIRSTAITEAKKWLEEKKLGSNSKSELVYGTCTLNAAMLPQVMEDEVGSPADLAKSYMQARPPWASPSLSNIQLQSPSPRGIQLFKEETPNLFGGNSAPSSKLIRNSSATGSWNILEEIRKVRSKATEEMLRTRPSSIIDWSTLASESKRSPHSLLSDKAESVSQRAQDGLLTESSPPDIASSIPEQSQGPGAIQIIEGAEGLCDGTKGRLNPGQRLQPSQEMRTAPPCSDDDVDDCKDVDGVCKPLDYTVGGDTKDSTLHETNCSTMAEVAERNVAVAVAANGFPPSGSSLTASLQGEHNSTPSDEQHHTVDSAHDNLTRSAHVGETCEQLSESYVEVPIVNEHEELSQDLSSPNLKNKADKSNDVTVSGKQRGGKRKFARRGRGRVK
- the LOC110658523 gene encoding protein KAKU4 isoform X4; protein product: MASIPRPHGAAQLGSGGKLVRPRRTTAPRTPYERPLRLLPNSASQNPNWLSSLILSPTRMIATGAGKVLSSVFGPVSSSSSSSSSGGDFTSEDDADDANDDNVITSQDATKLEKNQTFEKKNSLRKDTQAIDWKSETKRAIEQLLMQETFSREECDRLTHIIKSRVVDSSITGDLDGRLNEIPGRTVCSDVDMPDIRSTAITEAKKWLEEKKLGSNSKSELVYGTCTLNAAMLPQVMEDEVGSPADLAKSYMQARPPWASPSLSNIQLQSPSPRGIQLFKEETPNLFGGNSAPSSKLIRNSSATGSWNILEEIRKVRSKATEEMLRTRPSSIIDWSTLASESKRSPHSLLSDKAESVSQRAQDGLLTESSPPDIASSIPEQSQGPGAIQIIEGAEGLCDGTKGRLNPGQRLQPSQEMRTAPPCSDDDVDDCKDVDGVCKPLDYTVGGDTKDSTLHETNCSTMAEVAERNVAVAVAANGFPPSGSSLTASLQGEHNSTPSDEQHHTVDSAHDNLTRSAHVGETCEQLSESYVEVPIVNEHEELSQDLSSPNLKNKADKSNDVTVSGKQRGGKRKFARRGRGRVK
- the LOC110658523 gene encoding protein KAKU4 isoform X5; translated protein: MASIPRPHGAAQLGSGGKLVRPRRTTAPRTPYERPLRLLPNSASQNPNWLSSLILSPTRMIATGAGKVLSSVFGPVSSSSSSSSSGGDFTSEDDADDANDDNVITSQDATKLEKTFEKKNSLRKDTQAIDWKSETKRAIEQLLMQETFSREECDRLTHIIKSRVVDSSITGDLDGRLNEIPGRTVCSDVDMPDIRSTAITEAKKWLEEKKLGSNSKSELVYGTCTLNAAMLPQVMEDEVGSPADLAKSYMQARPPWASPSLSNIQLQSPSPRGIQLFKEETPNLFGGNSAPSSKLIRNSSATGSWNILEEIRKVRSKATEEMLRTRPSSIIDWSTLASESKRSPHSLLSDKAESVSQRAQDGLLTESSPPDIASSIPEQSQGPGAIQIIEGAEGLCDGTKGRLNPGQRLQPSQEMRTAPPCSDDDVDDCKDVDGVCKPLDYTVGGDTKDSTLHETNCSTMAEVAERNVAVAVAANGFPPSGSSLTASLQGEHNSTPSDEQHHTVDSAHDNLTRSAHVGETCEQLSESYVEVPIVNEHEELSQDLSSPNLKNKADKSNDVTVSGKQRGGKRKFARRGRGRVK